The following is a genomic window from Bacillus sp. V2I10.
TTGAACAGCTTAAGGATCTTTCTGAAAGTTTTCCGGTATTTGAGAAAAAATATCAGGGATGGCTATCCACGATCCATAATCAGACTGACCGGTTTCCTGAAGAGGTTCACGCTAGAATTGAATCAGCTTTTCAAAATATAGAAGCCTGGTTTTCCTATTGGATTGACAGAATCTTAAATAGCATAGGAAGGGTTTTCGATTATGTATTAATTATCGCTCTCATTCCTTTTCTGGTATTCTATATGCTGAAAGATTATGAGCAAATTAAAAAAGCAGCCTGGTATTTAACTCCCAAGCGATGGAGACCTGAGGCAGTCATTTTTGTCCGGGATGTCGATCAGTCATTGGGAAATTACATAAGAGGGCAGCTTCTTGTTTGTTTTATAATTGGTTTTTTGGCATTTATATCACTTTGGTTTTTCGATATTAAATATCCTTTAGTCATTGGCATTTTAATTGGCGTAACGAATGTCATTCCATACTTCGGACCGATTATTGGAGCCGTTCCGGCAGTCATTATTTCAGCATCCATGTCTCTTGATACTGTCCTGATTGTAATCATTATTATTTTTTCGCTGCAATTTATCGAGGGGAATATTCTTGGTCCTTTAATCGTTGGAAGAAGTCTTCACATGCATCCCATTGTCATTATGCTGGCCCTTTTAGCAGGAGGAGAAATTGCAGGGATTATCGGGATGATTTTAGCGGTTCCTGTATTAGCTGTTTTAAAAGTGACTTTGCTGCATCTCGTACAATTGAGAAGACAGCATTGACATCGTCACATCCTATGAACTATAATTCTGCGTATACACTGCATATATTTTATAAAAACGATGAAGGAACGAGTACGTTTCAGACCATCTGACAAGAGAGGAATTTCCCAGGCTGAGAGGAATTCCAGGATGAAGGGAAACAGAAGGCTATTCCAGAGTGCAGGCAAACCCTGCCGTCTTAACCCCGTTACGGTTAAATGAAGCTGATGGACATTAAGTCCATAATCAGGGTGGTACCGCGAGCAATCTCTCGTCCCTGTGAAAATCTCTATGATTTTCACAGGGGCGGGAGTTTTTTATTTTGTTAAAGGCTATTTTAAGAGAAGGTGTATGAAAGACACAGCTTTCTTTATGTAAACAGCCGCAATAAAGGAGGAAAAAAGATGAAAACACTAACTTCAGCACAAGTTCGTCAAATGTTTTTAGATTTCTTCAAGGAAAAAGGCCATGCAGTGGAACCAAGTGCTTCTCTGGTTCCTCATGAAGATCCGTCCCTGCTTTGGATCAACAGCGGAGTTGCGACATTGAAAAAATATTTCGACGGCCGAGTCATCCCGGCAAATCCAAGAATTTGCAATGCACAAAAATCAATCCGGACAAATGATATTGAAAATGTCGGCAAGACAGCCCGTCATCATACATTTTTTGAGATGCTTGGAAACTTTTCAATCGGTGATTATTTTAAAGTAGAAGCCATCGAGTGGGCATGGGAATTCTTAACGAGTGAAGAGTGGATTGGCTTTGATCCAGAAAAACTGTCCGTTACCATTCATCCGGAAGATGATGAAGCATTCTTAATCTGGAAAGATAAAATTGGTGTGCCTGAAGAGCGGATTATCCGTCTGGAAGGAAACTTCTGGGATATCGGCGAGGGACCAAGCGGACCGAATACAGAAATTTTCTATGACCGCGGCAAAGTTTATGGAAACGACCCTAAAGACCCTGAGTTATACCCAGGCGGAGAAAATGAGCGATACCTGGAAGTATGGAACCTTGTATTCTCAGAGTTCAATCATAATTCAGACGGTACATATACCCCGCTGCCAAAGAAAAACATTGATACAGGAATGGGACTTGAGCGGATGGTATCTGTTATTCAGGACGTTCCGACCAACTTCGATACAGATTTGTTTATGCCGATCATCGAATCAACTGAAACGATTTCAGGCGAAAAATACCGCACTGATCATGAAAAAGATGAAGCCTTCAAGGTTGTAGCTGATCATATTCGCACGGTTACATTTGCTGTTGGAGATGGTGCCCTTCCATCAAATGAAGGACGCGGATACGTGCTGCGCCGCCTTTTGCGCAGAGCAGTAAGATATGCAAAGAAACTCAATATCAACCGCCCGTTTATGTATGAGCTTGTACCGGTTGTCGGGGAAATTATGGTTGACTTCTACCCTGAAGTAAAAGCAAAAACAGAGTTTATTCAAAAAGTCATAAAAAATGAAGAAGAACGCTTCCATGAAACGTTAAATGACGGATTGTCCATTTTATCTGAAGTTGTAAAATTGCAAAAAGCTAAAGGAAGCCGCATCATTCCTGGAACGGACGTTTTCCGTCTTTATGATACATACGGATTTCCTGTTGAACTTACAGAAGAGTACGCACAAGAAGAGCAAATGGAAATCGACCATGAAGGCTTCAAAAAAGAGATGGAAGGCCAGCGCGAGCGTGCACGTGCTGCAAGGCAGGATGTTGATTCTATGCAGGTGCAGGGCGGAGTACTTGGCGAAATTAAAGCCGACAGCACTTTCGTCGGATACACTCAGCTTACGGCGAAAGCTTCAGTGTCTGTTCTTCTGAAAGACGGGAAGCTGACAGACAATGCAAATGCTGGAGATGAAGTGCAGCTTATTTTAAATGAAACGCCTTTTTATGCTGAGAGCGGCGGTCAAATTGCGGATGAAGGCACAATTGAAAATGATGCAGTCAAATTGCAAGTAAAGCATGTACAAAAGGCTCCAAATGGACAAAACCTGCATACTGCAGTTGTGATCAGCGGCACAGTGAAAACAAATGATGAAGTAACTGCTGCTGTTAATGAAACAACTAGAAGTGCGGTCATTAAAAACCATACTGCAACACATCTCTTGCATCAGGCTCTTAAAGATGTTCTTGGGGGACATGTCAATCAGGCAGGATCACTTGTAACAGCTGAAAGACTTCGATTTGACTTTTCACATTTTGGTCAAGTGCAGCCTGAAGAGCTTGAACAGATTGAGCAAATTGTAAACGAACAAATCTGGAAGAGCATCGGAGTCAATATCGAGCTTAAACCAATTGCTGAAGCGAAGGAAATGGGTGCAATGGCTCTTTTTGGCGAAAAATACGGAAATATTGTCAGAGTTGTTCAAGTAGGAGATTACAGCCTTGAACTGTGCGGAGGCTGCCATGTTGACAATACCGCTTCCATCGGCCTGTTTAAAATTGTAGCTGAAACAGGAATAGGTGCAGGCACACGAAGAATAGAAGCAGTTACCGGACAAGCCGCTTATCAGCTGATAAAAGACCAGCTATCCATTCTTTTTGACGTTTCATCAAAACTGAAATCAAATCCTAAAGATGCTGCAAGCCGTGTAGATGCGCTGCTCAGTGAAGTTCGCTCTCTCCAAAGGGAAAATGAATCATTAACAGCTAAATTGGGTAATGTAGAAGCTGGAAGCTTATTGGGCAGCGCTGTACAAATTGATGGTGTAACCCTTCTTTCAAGCAAAGTAAATGCAAAAGACATGAACAGTCTTAGAACAATGGTCGATGAATTAAAGCAAAAATTAGGATCAGCCATTGTCATTCTTGGAGCAGCTCATGACGGAAAAGTAAGTCTTGCAGCAGGAGTTACAAGTGATTTAGTCGAAAAGGGTTACCACTCAGGGAAATTAATTAAAGAGGTAGCTGTAAGATGCGGAGGAAGCGGAGGCGGCCGTCCTGATATGGCACAGGCTGGCGGCAAGGATCCTGAAAAACTTGAAGAAGCTTTGAAGTATGCATTAGAATGGGTTAAAACTATCTAATATAGGGATCAATGAACCTGTTGCTTTCTGGCGGAATTTCTCTAAAGATTTCGCCAGAAAGTGAAATCCGTTTTATAATTTCAATAGTTAGTGTAGAATGGTAGTATGAATGGACAAGCAGATTCCACAGGTGAATCTGGGAAAGAGGTGCGAGTGATGAGTTCCTTTGATAAAACGATGAAGTTTAACTTTTCTGAGGAAGCAGTGGAAACAAATGTGAATGAAGTCCTGTTCACTGTATACGATGCTTTGAAAGAAAAAGGCTATAATCCGATTAACCAAATCGTTGGGTACCTGCTCTCTGGAGATCCTGCATATATCCCCCGTCATCGCGATGCAAGAAATTTAATTCGCAAGCTTGAACGGGATGAACTCATTGAGGAATTGGTTAAATCGTACTTACACCATCATAGAGAGGATTAATATGCGAATTATTGGTTTGGATTTTGGCTCCAAAACCCTTGGAGTTGCTGTCAGCGATGAATTTGGCTGGACAGCACAGGGGCTTGAGACGATTAAAATTGATGAAGCCGGCGGCAACTTCGGGCTGGAGCGTCTCACTCAGATTGTGAACGAGCATCAAGCAGAAAAAATCGTTCTTGGATTCCCAAAGAACATGAATGGAACGGTTGGACCAAGAGGTGAAGCAAGCCAGACATTTGCTTTAAAGCTTGAGAAAAAATTTGGGATCCCGGTTATACTATGGGATGAAAGATTGTCCACCATGGCGGCTGAACGAGTTTTGATTTCAGCAGATGTCAGCAGAAAGAAAAGAAAAAAAGTAATTGATAAAATGGCTGCAGTGATGATTTTGCAGGGATACTTAGATAGCCTGAATTAAACTGACAGCAAACTATAGATGAGGTGACTGCAATGGAACACGGAGAAAAACAAATTACAGTAGTAGACGAAAATGGAAATGAACAGCTTTGTGAAATTCTTTTCACATTTGCATCTGAAGAATTTGGAAAATCATATGTGCTTTACTACCCTCTTGGCGAGCAGGATGATGAAGAGGAAATCGAAATTCATGCATCAAGCTTCGAACCGACAGCAGACGGGGTAGATGGAGAATTAGCACCGATTGAAACAGAAGAAGAGTGGGATCTTGTAGAAGAGATGCTGAATACATTCCTTGATAACGAAGAGGAAGAAAAGTAAGAAACCGTCTTAGGACGGTTTTTTTGTGCCTGAAAAAGAAAAATGTTTATCATAGGAGATAATAGTTCTATGGTAGGATTGCCAAACCTGGAACGATAATGAATTTTCACTCTTAATGTGACCTTTCCTTAAAAAATATGCTGGAATTTGGCGAAAAAACAATGATTATGTAGTATAATCATTTTGATGAAAGGGGGACTCGTCTTATAATGTCAGAAGCTGATTCGAACAAACATTCAATCCAAAATAAACTCCTTGAAAAACAGCAGGAAGCTAAAGTCATCCGAAAAATAGTCCTTGTGATTTTTGTTGTTTTAGTCATTTTAATGACAGGATTAATCGGTGGCGGCTATTTATATATAAAGTCTGCGCTGCAGCCTGTAGATGAAAAGGACAAAAATGCAATTAATGTAAACATTCCAATAGGATCATCCGTTTCCTCAATTGCAGCCATTTTAGAAGAAAAGAAAATCATTAAGGATAAAAGAGTATTTAAATACTATGTGAAATTTAAAAATGAGTCAGGATTTCAGGCGGGAGACTACAAATTAACACCCTCGATGGAAATCGAAGATATCGTGGCAAGTCTTAAATCCGGTAAAGTGATTACGGATGTTGTGTTCCAAATTCGAGTTCCCGAGGGAATCCAAATAAGGGACATTGCTAAATCGATAGCCAAACATTCAGGGTTTACCGAAAAAGAAGTCCTCAGCAGGATGAATAATAAAGAGTTCATAGCTGCGATGCAAAAGAAATATCCGGAAACCATCACGAAAGATATCTATGGACAGAATATTAAATATCCTCTTGAAGGCTATTTGTATCCTGCGACCTATCCTTTTTATGAGAAAAAGCCTTCCCTTGATTTTATTTTAGAAGAGATGATTAAAAAGACGCATACTGTTATAATCTCTTATCTTCCGCAGCTTGAAGAGAAGAAAATATCGGTCCATCAATTTCTTACAATGGCATCTCTGATTGAAGAAGAAGCTACAAAATCAGTTGACCGGAATAAAATATCAAGTGTATTCTACAACCGGATTGAAAAGAAAATGCCACTACAGACAGATCCTACTGTGCTGTATGCACTCGGGGAGCATAAGGACAGAGTTTATTATAAAGATCTAGAAGTGAAATCACCCTATAATACGTATAAGGTGAAAGGACTTCCTCCCGGACCAATTGCAAATCCCGGAGATCAATCCATGAAAGCGGCATTGGAGCCTGAAAAAACAGATTTTCTTTATTTCCTGGCAACAAAAAAAGGTGAAGTCATTTTCACGAAAACACTTGAAGAGCACAACAAAGCTAAAGCAGAGCATATTTCCAATAAATAAAGAACAGAAGGGAACGTGAAAATATTCGCATTCCCTTTTCTGTTGTGGTAAAATATATCGAGTTGTGTAGAGAAAGATAAACAAAATAACAAATAATGACAAGAGTTCTCTGA
Proteins encoded in this region:
- a CDS encoding AI-2E family transporter, with amino-acid sequence MKERYIKWLMRIGIFLLCLLSVYLFLKLRVLWDPFFIIIKAILLPFLIAGFITYLLHPVIEKLHSTGVPRTLSILIIYTLFFGGIGYGFYKGIPVMIEQLKDLSESFPVFEKKYQGWLSTIHNQTDRFPEEVHARIESAFQNIEAWFSYWIDRILNSIGRVFDYVLIIALIPFLVFYMLKDYEQIKKAAWYLTPKRWRPEAVIFVRDVDQSLGNYIRGQLLVCFIIGFLAFISLWFFDIKYPLVIGILIGVTNVIPYFGPIIGAVPAVIISASMSLDTVLIVIIIIFSLQFIEGNILGPLIVGRSLHMHPIVIMLALLAGGEIAGIIGMILAVPVLAVLKVTLLHLVQLRRQH
- the alaS gene encoding alanine--tRNA ligase: MKTLTSAQVRQMFLDFFKEKGHAVEPSASLVPHEDPSLLWINSGVATLKKYFDGRVIPANPRICNAQKSIRTNDIENVGKTARHHTFFEMLGNFSIGDYFKVEAIEWAWEFLTSEEWIGFDPEKLSVTIHPEDDEAFLIWKDKIGVPEERIIRLEGNFWDIGEGPSGPNTEIFYDRGKVYGNDPKDPELYPGGENERYLEVWNLVFSEFNHNSDGTYTPLPKKNIDTGMGLERMVSVIQDVPTNFDTDLFMPIIESTETISGEKYRTDHEKDEAFKVVADHIRTVTFAVGDGALPSNEGRGYVLRRLLRRAVRYAKKLNINRPFMYELVPVVGEIMVDFYPEVKAKTEFIQKVIKNEEERFHETLNDGLSILSEVVKLQKAKGSRIIPGTDVFRLYDTYGFPVELTEEYAQEEQMEIDHEGFKKEMEGQRERARAARQDVDSMQVQGGVLGEIKADSTFVGYTQLTAKASVSVLLKDGKLTDNANAGDEVQLILNETPFYAESGGQIADEGTIENDAVKLQVKHVQKAPNGQNLHTAVVISGTVKTNDEVTAAVNETTRSAVIKNHTATHLLHQALKDVLGGHVNQAGSLVTAERLRFDFSHFGQVQPEELEQIEQIVNEQIWKSIGVNIELKPIAEAKEMGAMALFGEKYGNIVRVVQVGDYSLELCGGCHVDNTASIGLFKIVAETGIGAGTRRIEAVTGQAAYQLIKDQLSILFDVSSKLKSNPKDAASRVDALLSEVRSLQRENESLTAKLGNVEAGSLLGSAVQIDGVTLLSSKVNAKDMNSLRTMVDELKQKLGSAIVILGAAHDGKVSLAAGVTSDLVEKGYHSGKLIKEVAVRCGGSGGGRPDMAQAGGKDPEKLEEALKYALEWVKTI
- a CDS encoding IreB family regulatory phosphoprotein, which codes for MSSFDKTMKFNFSEEAVETNVNEVLFTVYDALKEKGYNPINQIVGYLLSGDPAYIPRHRDARNLIRKLERDELIEELVKSYLHHHRED
- the ruvX gene encoding Holliday junction resolvase RuvX yields the protein MRIIGLDFGSKTLGVAVSDEFGWTAQGLETIKIDEAGGNFGLERLTQIVNEHQAEKIVLGFPKNMNGTVGPRGEASQTFALKLEKKFGIPVILWDERLSTMAAERVLISADVSRKKRKKVIDKMAAVMILQGYLDSLN
- a CDS encoding DUF1292 domain-containing protein, with amino-acid sequence MEHGEKQITVVDENGNEQLCEILFTFASEEFGKSYVLYYPLGEQDDEEEIEIHASSFEPTADGVDGELAPIETEEEWDLVEEMLNTFLDNEEEEK
- the mltG gene encoding endolytic transglycosylase MltG → MSEADSNKHSIQNKLLEKQQEAKVIRKIVLVIFVVLVILMTGLIGGGYLYIKSALQPVDEKDKNAINVNIPIGSSVSSIAAILEEKKIIKDKRVFKYYVKFKNESGFQAGDYKLTPSMEIEDIVASLKSGKVITDVVFQIRVPEGIQIRDIAKSIAKHSGFTEKEVLSRMNNKEFIAAMQKKYPETITKDIYGQNIKYPLEGYLYPATYPFYEKKPSLDFILEEMIKKTHTVIISYLPQLEEKKISVHQFLTMASLIEEEATKSVDRNKISSVFYNRIEKKMPLQTDPTVLYALGEHKDRVYYKDLEVKSPYNTYKVKGLPPGPIANPGDQSMKAALEPEKTDFLYFLATKKGEVIFTKTLEEHNKAKAEHISNK